A segment of the Trifolium pratense cultivar HEN17-A07 linkage group LG7, ARS_RC_1.1, whole genome shotgun sequence genome:
ttttagactttttttttttttttttggctttcaccaccagttgaatctggttcgggggtcagttctggcatcaagtggttccagccccctcccgatcgtagttgcgggggatcgaactgcggtcctccctaccaagttcagcatcaatcaccactgaaccaactaacgattggtaactTTTTAGACTTTTTAAATACgattaacttatgtaaaaaaagcGAATTGagcttataaatttttttataaatcgaACAAGAAAATCaagtttattataaatttgaccAAATAAAGTAGAATAgcttttgaaatataaattagaGATTGTCTGAGGACCACACATCATTTAATTATTACACATAAACTTTACCCCAATTATTAAGATACTTAACATGGATAGCTTAGATATATCAGTACCAACTTATAAGTTGTCTCCATTATTTTCCTATATCATACAACTTTCACATTATCATTCTTTGAATGCTTCTCTACATTTTCTTTCCCAGCATTAGCAAAAGCTACATGAATCTTGCGCTTTCCAAGTCTAGATCCAACGAACATGGCACCAGTAGGATTTTCAGTGTAATCAACACCCAAGCCATTATCACTCAGACACAATTTctgaaaaaataaacacaaataaaatgtaaataaatttgCCATTAACATCTTTTAAATGGAAAATAACTAAATGAAACATAAGAACAGAGTAAAACCATTAACTTGCAGTTTAATGAAAACAAACTAACCAGTTTGGAATGGTTTGGATCAACATGATTATCAACAGCAGTGGAAACATAAGGAACACAACCATCGCCATGGATTTGAACAGAAAAATCCAAATAATTCGATACTTCAGAAGAATCATCAGCAAATGTTGAACCAGAGCTCAATTTCTGCAGAAAGAAGCACCTAACATGAATAAGAGTTTCCAATTTTTCACTGTAAAAAATGACGAAAATGATAGAAGCAGAGTAAAATCATACAGAGGAAATGTCCAGCACAGAAGGGATATATTGATCAATGAACTCATTGACAACAACTACTTCGTTGCAAATAGAAATTACTTTAAATTGAGGCAAACCAATATCCTTCTCCAACTCCATTTTCTCAACCTTAAACAAAACACCATCTCCATACATACAATCCATCTCAAAAGGGAAGAGTGAACACGACTCTCCCTGCAAAACTCGGAAGAAAATTATAAGCAATAGGTAGTAAGAATACAAATAATCCATGAGCTAAAAGAAAATACCATTGCAGCCAACAATGGACAGGTCTCAATTGCCAAAAACTCAACCTCTTCATCGAACAAACAGAACACAGCAAATTTCTCACCATCCTTAACCATCACTTTCATTCTGAACCTATagtcaaatataaataaaaaacattctgttataaataaaatgaaaccaCAAAAATATTCTGTTTTATTGTAACCTGCAAAAATTAATCATACACCACCAGTTCTAAAAAACATAGCATCAACACCTTGGTTCATCTTTCCTTGACCTATCAGGATACCAAACATCAATTCCTTCGACAACGGACTCAAACcaagcaacaacaacaaaaggacCATTTTCTTTACAAATTAATAAATCTTGaaaattcttaattttcaaATCACCAATGAAATCTTTCAACTTATCAGATGGATTACTTTCAGTTCgattcatattaaaattaataatttgattcTCTAAATGAAGTTGAAAACATTAAGTACTGAATAGAAAAGAGCACACTCCTATAAATAGAATTTGAGAGGTGAGATTACCCTATTTCGAAATATTGAATAGGAGGGAAATTTTAGAGAGGAGGGAACACAAAAAAAGACAAACAGAACAAAATTTCATTCAAATCTAACAatctaaaattaacaaaatagaaTAAGCAACAAATCCACATCAATAATTCAAGCATGAGTTAAATTAGCTCTGagcaaaaaatgataagttactattataaaaaaaaaaaatgataagttactCAAACAGGGCATTCTCCATAATAATTTATCGACacaaaaatccaaaattatagaatgtgaataaattataaagaaaaaagaataatccatctatgtattttttataaacaaaaaattagaatAACCTAAATTATCATACTAAAATTTGCACCATAACGGGTAGGCTAAAAATCCACATTTTCGGTACGGGCACGGGTGTGGGTAATTACCCAATAAAATAACCGGGTATGGCGCAGGTAGAGGCACCTTATAACAACCCCGCCGATAAtcacataatatattaatttatgttatatatgttttaatataataacatatgtatattagtttaaaaatatacaacaaaaataaattattggacatttttcataaaaatgttTATTGGGTAAACTCGGGGAATTCATTCACCAAatgggtatggggatgggtacgggtattttttaaaaatgcgGGTATGAGATGGGTACAATAGTACCAAACCCATTTTCTACCCATTGTTATTACTATATATCCTTAATAATGATTGACATAAATTAATacgttaatatttatattaaccCGCATCTTTGATGTTCATATCAAATCATAATGTGACAATGAAATAAACTTTAacatgaaaaataattatattaaaatgatatgattttttataatcaatcaatttattttataaaaaattcggGTAACAGGTACGGGTATGGATACTTAAGTACCCATAGGGTATAGGGACAACGACAAATAACGTTAACCATATGGGTATGGGGATGCGTAgaagaattttttataaatacggGTATGAGATAGGTACGATAGCACCTAACCCATATTCTACCCATTTTTATCACTATATATCCTTAataatgattaaaataaaataatatgttaatattgattaaagaaattaaataataatataccaACAAATTAGGattcaattattatatattgaagTTAGGAAAACAGATGTAGGGAAAATAAGATAGAAGTGGCCTTTTTAAATAAAGTTGTTGTAAAGGTATCTTATAAAATGCTTGTGATAGTGACTTTCTAGAATGGAAGGTCAAcctacatattttttttttcacactaaAATCCAGTTCACAACTTTTAGGCATATGATCCCACTCACCAATAAGGCAAAATGGTCCACACCAATCACCTTTGAAAGAATACTTTGCAGGAGAATAAAATGGAATTAAAGGACATCAACCTTTGTTTTTCAACCTTTGTATACTTCCAGAAAAAGACATCACATGCACCAAACAACTTAAACTATTAACCCAATCCAACATCCCCCAACAATAAAGCAACAGTATccattattaataattttttaataaaaaaacaattgaaacaTGAGCAGCAAAGGGTACAATACGTGAGAGATCAACAACAATTCACAATCACATATAAAACATCTACCAATTAATGTACATACATTCCAACATACAGCAATCCCACTTATTCAATAACATACAAGAGGCTACTATAGCACCAAACTAACTTAGAAACTACATTAGGCAAATAAGCTCTAACACTTATCAAAAGCCCTTggaaagaacaaaacaaaacactaaCATTATAATGGGATGAACACAAAACAGGAGGTAAAATAAGATCAACATTCATTCTTTCTCGATCTTGATCTTCCTCAGACGCTTCTTCTTTTCATCTGGTTGAACACTATCAAAAGAACTGGACAGGCACCTTTTCACAGTATTCACCACAATGTCATTTTTAACTGGACTATAACCTAGGCCAGGAGGTGTAACAGCAGTGTTTTTCAGGAGTGCAAGTGGCTGggtttcttcaacaaaatcaacatCAGGAGATGCAGCATCAGAATCAAGATTAATGACTGGAGAAACATTCTGCATAAAAATGAATAACATCTTTTAACAACAAAACTACAATTAAAAATTGCATGAGAAATAcctataatttatattataacacTAACAGACATGGAAAAACTTAGATTACCCTAACAGGAGTAAGATATGGTCCCTCAGCAACAAAACTCCCAATAATCTTAGAATCCATGCACACACGCTTCACTCTAAAAGTTCCATCATCAATCCTAGTAACCTTCAATCCCTTATCAATTATAAACAACATCTTCTTACCGACGAGAAGCTCAAACTCAGCAGGGTATGAACCATCATCAGGAGCAGCCTATGGaattaaaataatcaaaataaccAAGTAGAAATTCATTCCAATTAGAATAACTAAAAATCATGAAACAAACCTTGGATCTTCCAACGAAATGAGCACAAGATTTCTCTAAAATGTAACTCATATCAGTATCAAATAGAacaaacacacaagtagaagcACCATCAGACACAGCAATCTTCACCCTAAACCTAAATTACAAAACTTCATATTGGTCAATAAAAGATCACCACATAACCAGAGTAAAGGTAAAACacatgaaataaaatgaaatccAACCAAACAACTGCAAAACATTACTAAATTACAAACCAtacatttcatttattttaccTTGGAACAACTTGAAAAACATGCTTGTTGCATCCATTGCAAAAGTAAGCCCCAGAATCAGCAATAACAGACTTATGACACTTGCATGCAGGATACCACCAATCCTCCCCAGGAACAATAGAACTAACCACCCCAAAAACAGCAAAAACCCCTTCCTCTTCCATTTCACTTAGTTCAGATACagttttttttggatacatcCTCAGAAATTCTTCATCCATAGCAGGTTTGGCACGAGCCCCAATCACAGCAACAGTGGCATCCAACATAATACCATGCACACCAATGCtgaataaaaaagaaacttttCACCATTGACATATAATTACAACAGCCAATatgcaaaataaataacaataactaAGCAAACCTATCCTTAAATGCATCAGCTTCAGGGATATCAGGATTCACAAATATCTTTGTAGTATTGATGACATTTTGAATGGATGCTTGGTCTACAAGAAAAACCAAATAAATTCAGAGTATATtcacaaacaaaattaaaagaattccAGATTTTAACATTACCTCTAAATATCTTAACCTTTGCAAACTGAATTACAACCACAGGGAGACCTCCAGATGTCTTGCCCAGTTTCTTGTTTAACTCATCAACATAATCCCCAAACAAAGCACATTCACATTTCCCACTATAAAAAACAACACAATAAACAATCCAGCTTAAACTCCAAAACAACAAAtacaaaaagaaataaacaaacCAATCAAAGAGAATCAATAGACAAATTAAACAATACCTAGCATCAGTCAACTCTATCACAACCATCTTTGTAACATTTCCATCCCTCACATATTCCCTCTCAGCAGAAATCCCAGATAACAAACCCATCACATCTGGCAAAAACAAACTTAGTTTCTTAAATCAAAATGACAAGCATATTAACAGGAACCAACATAAACAATGaacaaaactttaaaaaaaacataatgttAGACATACCAACTAAAAATTCATAATCATGGACATGACTACAAACTTCAGCCAAACTTGTCAATGTGAGACCATGATGAGATATATCAGAACTCTTAACAGCTACAACCTTTGTCTTAATTTGGAATAATAGCTTGTATGGATGTAGAGTAGTTCTGTAGAAACCAGTCTGAGGAACAACGGAAAAATAGGACATCTGATACACTTGTCCTTCTTCAATTTTAGACTCAAACATATACAAAAACTGCTTCCTAACAGAGGCATGAATCTTTCCACCCTATTGTAAAAAAGTAACATCAATTACTAAATcacaaaaatacaaaatctcaattcaatTCTTAAGTGAGTAAATTATCATCAAGACCAAAATAGAATCGCTAGCACTAGCACTAACCTTTTCATCAACCAAAACCATCTCAATTGAATTGACATCAGAAGGATTGAGGAAGGAAGACGTCTTCCAGATACGAAGAACACGCACCTTGATTCGAACACAATCCTTGTTTGGTAAAATCTCAGAAACACAATCAAACTTCTTACAAACTTTGGCCATAATGATTAAATCAGGTTTTACTTCAGGTGAGATAGAGATTTTGATGATTAGTGGTGTAGACACAACACATATTTATACCCAACCAATAATtagatttgaaattcaaaacaCCAAGAAATTTTAAGGATAGAGGGGGAAAATAATTGAACTCATCaataattgaattgaaaagATGAAACCCTAAAGGAGAAGAAGTAAGATTTGCGGCGAGAATAAACCCTTTCCCAAATAAACCCTAACCTGAATAGAACCTGACAGCATCAGAGAATTTTTCGTCCACCTAGGCAAATGGGAAAACGACGAAAGGGATGGAAAAACGCAACCCACCATTTTGGTGATTCTACAGTGGAAAATTTTAGACACTTATTGTCAAGATTATAGATATTCTTGAAATATTAGAAGATTTTCACATCCATCAATAGTGCAATATTGTCTCATCTTCTTATcaaattttctcaaaattttaacCCTCCAATGATGCTTCAAATGGACTCCAGTGGGAAAAGCATTGCAGATTTGATAAATGATGACTTTGAAGAAGAGCTGTACATGTGGTTGGGACAATTGCAACATGAATGTAACAACTCCACTGTGCTAGAGGTAAAAGAAAGACAATCAAAGTCAAATGAAGCGTCTTCTAATAGAGGCAACTTCAatgcaacaaaaacaaaagtcaaaatatCTCACTATTGAAGGCAAAAGTAAACCCTAAACCCTTGAGTTCAAGTTGAAGAGTTTGAAGATGAAAGACTTAAAAGGAGTAAAAGTTGAAGATAAAGGTGAAGGAGTTTGATTTGCAGATCCTCTTCAAGGATAAAACTGTGATGACAGACACACAACTGCTAAAATATGAGTTATTGTGTAGATTAATTTGAGTGAAACATGGAATTATATAATGCAATGATGTTAGTCAAATTAGTTATTGGTGCTGTCTTAGTCTTAGCATACAAGAGGATTTTCACACTTCTTAATTATGTAAAATTGTCTCATCTTCATATCAATTCtcaaaaaaattccaaagagCTTACCGTTACTTATATTAACTAATCGCTGCCTATGCCTAGTATAAGGAACGATATGTTTCGTACAACATATCCAAAAATAGAGTGCTATATTCATCCCTACTAAGCagatattaaaattaatacaaTCTGAATGGCGTGTCAGAACACAGACCATAAGGTAACAAAGCCTAGCCAATTTATCATATTATGGCTTGTTTCTTGAATGCTGTCATAGCAGAGCCAACCTTCCTGTCACCGAATCCAGAATTGCTTTTGGCCCTGAAACAAATCCAAGATATTAACATTCAAATGTTTTGTCATACATAAGTATTTGTATGTTCTTGCACATGATATTGGTTATACAAAGCAACATAAACCAAGTCAAGAACAAAGCAACACAAAGCTGACCAGGTCCAACAGCAAGAACAGTCTTTGATCCTGCAGAAACCTGAAGATGATAAATACTAGGTCAGAATCATGGAAAAAGTCTCTGAAAGAGGGTGTGACTGTGAGGAAACGAAAATCAGTCCTTCAACACTTTTGCATTCCTAAGAAGTTATTATTAGAAATTTCATAGGGAGTTCATTACTATGTACTAACTACGCAATGAAGTTTATAAGGTGGTTTTGTTTTCTATATTTCTAGCCACATATTAAGCATTATTACCTGTGTTCGTCCAGCATCGGCAACAACAAAAGTAGGGAGACCAATACTCTCAGCTGATTCCTTAAGCTTATTCCTAATTAAAAGCTCGGTCAGGATTTAGGTCTCTGAGCCAGAAGTGTATTTACAATACTAAGAATAAAATCATCTGCTTACATTTCTTGTTGGTTCTTGCAACTCACAACAATTTTGGGCTGGCCGCACTGCTCCCATCGTCTTAAAAGAGACCGGTCACTGCAAAAGTATTCAGTGGTGGAGCTTATTAACCAATAAGGATATTAACAACCAAATAATATAGTGGCTGAACAAACTTCAATAAACTATGAAACATAGCAAAATGACTCATGTTCAATAATCAGCATCATTATCATATCATCTTCATGTTCAATATGAAACTTCAAAACTAAACACACAATCATCCCATTTTCCAACTCACAGAAAAAAGGGACAACCAAATCACCCTATACTGGATTATATGAATAATCAAAAGCAAAACAGCCATCACACCGCCGTGCTTATAAAAATTGGCTTGACAGCTCACACTGTAATGCAATATTTCAAAACATTAACATTAAACTATTTGTGATATTGTTTTCTCATGATACTGATGTTGGTAGGAAGAGCAATTAGTAAGTACCTCTGCGTTAATTCAGCATACATGCCAGTGGCAGCATCTGCCGAAAAATATAACAGTTGAATGTAAAGGCACGGAcaagtaaataaaaaagatgGAAAATGCAAATAAACAATAGTTTTATTCATATCTTACGAGCACATTGAGATGCAATCTTTCCGGTTCTCATCTTTAGGTCTTGCCTAACAACCAGAACCTGACACAAACATTTTACAGTTAAAATCAGAAATTTCTCAACATCCAGCGAAAAAATTCCTATAGGGAATGCATATTACAACAATTTAGCCTCCACATaacatttaaaaacaaaacatgaatGAGTTCCATTAAACTAGCTATTGAACAACAACATGCGCGgattaaaccctaaaccctacgAATGAGTTCAATATTTTCCTTCTAAATGATCCAATAACAGATTGACAGACACTTAAAATAACTTTCTTGCAACCTATATAGTACTGACACTTCAGATTAAACTCTAAACCCTATGAACGAGTTCAATATTTTCGTTCTAAATGAGCCAATAACATATTGACAGACACTTCAAATAATTTTCTTACAACCTATATAGCATCGACACTTCGGATTAAATGTGCATTCACATGTGTCGATGTCGAACATTGACACATGTTGTAGTTAAACTTAAAGCCCCCCCGTATAGTTTGATAAAATGAACAAACCATTTTAAGGTCTTGATCACCATTACTTGAGACTGAGTTTTGTTGGTCTTGAAGCTTGGAAGATGAGAAAATTTTCTTGGATAATTGATTTGTAGTTGGCTTTGATAAATCAATCAAAAAGCCACAAATGAAACCTATAACAAGACCTGGAATGAAATTCTCTGGCTTGAAACTTCCTGATA
Coding sequences within it:
- the LOC123893576 gene encoding uncharacterized protein LOC123893576, yielding MNRTESNPSDKLKDFIGDLKIKNFQDLLICKENGPFVVVAWFESVVEGIDVWYPDRSRKDEPRFRMKVMVKDGEKFAVFCLFDEEVEFLAIETCPLLAAMGESCSLFPFEMDCMYGDGVLFKVEKMELEKDIGLPQFKVISICNEVVVVNEFIDQYIPSVLDISSKLSSGSTFADDSSEVSNYLDFSVQIHGDGCVPYVSTAVDNHVDPNHSKLKLCLSDNGLGVDYTENPTGAMFVGSRLGKRKIHVAFANAGKENVEKHSKNDNVKVV
- the LOC123893691 gene encoding uncharacterized protein LOC123893691 — encoded protein: MLDATVAVIGARAKPAMDEEFLRMYPKKTVSELSEMEEEGVFAVFGVVSSIVPGEDWWYPACKCHKSVIADSGAYFCNGCNKHVFQVVPRFRVKIAVSDGASTCVFVLFDTDMSYILEKSCAHFVGRSKAAPDDGSYPAEFELLVGKKMLFIIDKGLKVTRIDDGTFRVKRVCMDSKIIGSFVAEGPYLTPVRNVSPVINLDSDAASPDVDFVEETQPLALLKNTAVTPPGLGYSPVKNDIVVNTVKRCLSSSFDSVQPDEKKKRLRKIKIEKE
- the LOC123893580 gene encoding replication protein A 70 kDa DNA-binding subunit A-like; its protein translation is MAKVCKKFDCVSEILPNKDCVRIKVRVLRIWKTSSFLNPSDVNSIEMVLVDEKGGKIHASVRKQFLYMFESKIEEGQVYQMSYFSVVPQTGFYRTTLHPYKLLFQIKTKVVAVKSSDISHHGLTLTSLAEVCSHVHDYEFLVDVMGLLSGISAEREYVRDGNVTKMVVIELTDASGKCECALFGDYVDELNKKLGKTSGGLPVVVIQFAKVKIFRDQASIQNVINTTKIFVNPDIPEADAFKDRFA
- the LOC123893693 gene encoding peptidyl-tRNA hydrolase 2, mitochondrial isoform X3, coding for MFSNIKSRQQQQQQKQKGEGLSGSFKPENFIPGLVIGFICGFLIDLSKPTTNQLSKKIFSSSKLQDQQNSVSSNGDQDLKMVLVVRQDLKMRTGKIASQCAHAATGMYAELTQSDRSLLRRWEQCGQPKIVVSCKNQQEMNKLKESAESIGLPTFVVADAGRTQVSAGSKTVLAVGPGPKAILDSVTGRLALL
- the LOC123893693 gene encoding peptidyl-tRNA hydrolase 2, mitochondrial isoform X1 yields the protein MFSNIKSRQQQQQQQQKQKGEGLSGSFKPENFIPGLVIGFICGFLIDLSKPTTNQLSKKIFSSSKLQDQQNSVSSNGDQDLKMVLVVRQDLKMRTGKIASQCAHAATGMYAELTQSDRSLLRRWEQCGQPKIVVSCKNQQEMNKLKESAESIGLPTFVVADAGRTQVSAGSKTVLAVGPGPKAILDSVTGRLALL
- the LOC123893693 gene encoding peptidyl-tRNA hydrolase 2, mitochondrial isoform X2; this encodes MFSNIKSRQQQQQQQKQKGEGLSGSFKPENFIPGLVIGFICGFLIDLSKPTTNQLSKKIFSSSKLQDQQNSVSSNGDQDLKMVLVVRQDLKMRTGKIASQCAHAATGMYAELTQSDRSLLRRWEQCGQPKIVVSCKNQQEMNKLKESAESIGLPTFVVADAGRTQVSAGSKTVLAVGPGPKAILDSVTGRLALL